Proteins encoded by one window of Oscillospiraceae bacterium:
- a CDS encoding ADP-ribose pyrophosphatase, translated as LPELFTEKNTYEQIKLCFEAKDSEHWETRFD; from the coding sequence CCCTGCCCGAATTGTTCACCGAGAAAAACACCTATGAACAGATCAAACTCTGCTTTGAAGCCAAAGACAGCGAACACTGGGAAACCCGATTCGATTGA